One part of the Raphanus sativus cultivar WK10039 chromosome 7, ASM80110v3, whole genome shotgun sequence genome encodes these proteins:
- the LOC130498016 gene encoding protein IQ-DOMAIN 8-like, whose amino-acid sequence MADAQKKNCPQIPVKGSYCIPTECSNMCKKQHGTVGRPWEGPTNSSDNARKTDSSVSEHDKALVRKNNKFWFPSQEVFLRKEVNYRKPSYMTLAKSIKSKQRLSGSSSSSCSKTPFQKKQYTMSYNGDVNVKRFAGSEWTDLYPPAQGTGRHMWAKANIVPLNL is encoded by the exons ATGGCAGATGCGCAGAAAAAGAATTGTCCTCAAATTCCAGTAAAAGGAAGCTATTGTATTCCAACTGAATGTTCGAATATGTGTAAGAAGCAACATGGAACTGTTG GCAGGCCATGGGAAGGTCCTACAAACTCATCAGACAACGCAAGGAAAACTGATAGCAGTGTGTCTGAACATGACAAAGCTCTAGTCAGGAAGAACAACAAGTTTTGG TTCCCTTCTCAAGAAGTTTTCTTGAGGAAGGAGGTTAATTACAGAAAGCCAAGTTACATGACCCTTGCAAAATCTATCAAATCCAAGCAGAGACTATcaggttcttcttcatcttcttgttcCAAAACACCATTTCAGAAGAAACAGTATACAATGTCTTACAACGGAGATGTGAATGTAAAACGTTTTGCTGGTTCGGAGTGGACTGATCTATATCCACCAGCTCAAGGAACAGGGAGGCATATGTGGGCTAAAGCAAACATCGTTCCACTGAATCTTTAA
- the LOC108814811 gene encoding uncharacterized protein LOC108814811, which produces MEEEDGGASTPFWLQSRRNNTYFHRTSSLGNRATSVAIQSFFAGVAAILIVFFIIPPFFSSVSQFLRPHLVRKSWDYLNFVLVLFAVVCGFLSRNTGNNDESNHNKEEEAAKSNDVINGYSFDKYSSSSPSIIERGRSVATPRYWIDDRGGDQFQDQTVYKRFSRLRSVSSYPDLRNREFETDERWRFYDDTRVSECRYEASDPIYQSQEDGVDGGGGKLRSDTEKVEVVETATAEVVEEISASCNPAPPPSAPPSPPPPPPPTSKRRTKRVYHDVAPKEEKERADFVEETINTIPPPATTVYRKSSKKEKKKGGATKEFLIALRRKKKKQRQQSIDGLDLLFGSDPPPPSSSPPHPPPPPPPPPFFQGLFSSKKGKSKRTYSNPPPPPPPPPHRNFQSRASAASIRKAPMESNPPAEVTRFTGSESPLLPIPPPPPPPPFKMPAWKFVKRGDYVRMASNISISSDEHEDDQDVAQTGKSNGSMFCPSPDVDTKAEDFIARIRAGLKLEKMNSVKRGRSNLGPEPGPDESKS; this is translated from the coding sequence atggaagaagaagacggaGGCGCGTCTACGCCGTTTTGGCTCCAATCCCGCCGCAATAACACTTACTTCCACCGTACATCTAGTCTCGGCAACCGCGCAACCTCCGTCGCAATCCAATCATTCTTCGCCGGAGTAGCTGCGATCCTCATAGTCTTCTTCATCATCCCTCCCTTCTTCTCCTCCGTTTCTCAGTTTCTCCGACCACACCTTGTCCGTAAAAGCTGGGACTATCTCAACTTCGTCCTCGTACTCTTCGCCGTCGTCTGCGGCTTCCTCAGCCGCAACACCGGCAACAACGACGAAAGCAATCacaacaaggaagaagaagctgcTAAAAGCAATGACGTCATCAACGGATACAGTTTCGACAAGTACTCATCGAGCTCGCCGTCGATCATCGAACGTGGTCGTAGTGTTGCCACGCCGCGTTACTGGATCGACGATCGCGGCGGAGATCAGTTTCAGGATCAGACGGTGTACAAGAGGTTTAGTAGGTTACGGAGTGTTAGCTCGTATCCAGATCTGAGGAACCGAGAGTTTGAAACCGATGAACGGTGGAGATTTTACGACGATACACGTGTCAGTGAATGCCGTTACGAAGCTTCAGATCCGATCTATCAAAGTCAAGAAGACGGCGTTGACGGCGGAGGAGGGAAGCTCCGTTCCGATACTGAGAAAGTTGAGGTCGTTGAGACGGCGACGGCTGAAGTAGTGGAAGAGATATCGGCGTCTTGTAATCCGGCGCCTCCACCTTCTGCTCCGCCGTCTCCTCCGCCGCCTCCTCCTCCAACGTCTAAGAGGAGGACAAAGAGAGTGTACCACGATGTTGCTCCAaaggaagagaaggagagagcTGATTTTGTGGAGGAGACGATTAATACGATTCCGCCTCCTGCGACGACTGTGTATCGGAAGAGCAgtaaaaaggagaagaagaaaggcggAGCAACCAAGGAGTTTCTGATCGCGctaaggaggaagaagaagaagcagcggCAACAGAGCATCGACGGTCTTGATTTACTCTTCGGCTCCGATCCTCCTCCGCCGTCAAGTTCACCTCCGcatcctcctccgccgccgcctcCACCACCTTTCTTCCAGGGACTCTTCTCGTCCAAAAAAGGTAAAAGCAAGAGAACCTATTCAAATCCGCCGCCTCCTCCGCCGCCACCACCGCACCGGAACTTCCAGTCCCGCGCATCAGCGGCGAGCATCCGCAAAGCTCCGATGGAATCCAATCCGCCGGCTGAAGTAACACGATTCACCGGAAGCGAATCGCCACTGTTGCCCATCCCTCCGCCGCCGCCTCCACCGCCGTTTAAAATGCCGGCGTGGAAGTTCGTGAAGCGTGGAGATTACGTGAGGATGGCTAGCAACATCAGCATAAGCTCAGACGAGCATGAGGATGATCAGGATGTAGCTCAAACCGGTAAGAGCAACGGTAGTATGTTCTGTCCGAGTCCTGATGTAGATACCAAAGCTGAGGATTTCATCGCGAGGATCAGAGCTGGGCTCAAGTTGGAGAAGATGAACTCTGTGAAAAGAGGGAGATCTAATTTAGGACCCGAACCCGGTCCAGATGAATCCAAATCTTAA
- the LOC108814988 gene encoding uncharacterized protein LOC108814988 yields MNLGTSEEESSQEIHIPADINWEMLDKSKFFVLGAALFSGVSGALYPAVLMKTRQQVCHHSQGSCIKGALTLVRHEGLRGLYRGFGTSLMGTIPARALYMTALEVTKSNVGSAAVRLGFTEAKASAAANAVGGLTAAMAAQLVWTPVDVVSQRLMVQGSCGFVCNYVNGFDAFRKIVRVDGVKGLYRGFGISILTYAPSNAVWWASYSVAQSMVWGGIGCYVCKKGEESGNTVKPDSKTVMAVQGVSAAVAGSVSALITMPLDTIKTRLQVLDGEDGNGKRGPSIGQTVRNLVREGGWTACYRGLGPRCASMSMSATTMITTYEFLKRLSAKNHDGFYSKSY; encoded by the coding sequence ATGAATCTTGGTACTTCCGAGGAAGAATCATCACAAGAGATTCACATCCCAGCTGATATCAACTGGGAGATGCTTGACAAATCAAAGTTCTTCGTTTTAGGCGCAGCTCTGTTCTCAGGTGTCTCTGGAGCTCTCTACCCTGCCGTTTTGATGAAAACTCGTCAACAAGTCTGCCATCATTCTCAAGGCTCTTGTATCAAAGGCGCGCTCACTCTCGTCAGACACGAAGGCCTAAGAGGATTGTACAGAGGATTCGGCACTTCTCTGATGGGAACGATCCCAGCTCGTGCCTTGTACATGACGGCTTTGGAGGTTACCAAGAGCAACGTCGGCTCTGCTGCTGTTAGATTAGGGTTTACAGAAGCTAAAGCCTCTGCTGCTGCTAACGCCGTTGGTGGGTTAACGGCTGCGATGGCGGCTCAGCTTGTTTGGACTCCTGTTGATGTGGTTAGCCAGAGGCTTATGGTTCAAGGAAGTTGTGGGTTTGTTTGTAATTATGTTAATGGGTTTGATGCGTTTAGGAAGATTGTTAGAGTTGATGGGGTAAAAGGGTTATACAGAGGGTTTGGGATATCGATTCTGACTTATGCACCGTCTAATGCGGTTTGGTGGGCTTCTTACTCTGTTGCGCAGAGTATGGTTTGGGGCGGGATTGGGTGTTATGTCTGTAAGAAAGGTGAAGAGAGTGGGAACACGGTTAAACCGGACTCTAAGACGGTAATGGCTGTTCAGGGAGTTAGTGCTGCGGTTGCTGGGAGTGTTTCTGCTTTGATTACGATGCCTCTGGATACGATCAAGACGAGACTGCAGGTTCTTGATGGGGAAGATGGTAATGGGAAGCGTGGACCGAGTATTGGACAGACGGTGAGAAACTTGGTTAGGGAAGGTGGATGGACAGCTTGTTATAGAGGATTGGGACCAAGATGTGCTTCTATGTCAATGTCTGCAACCACTATGATCACTACCTACGAGTTCTTGAAACGGCTTTCTGCTAAGAACCATGACGGGTTTTACTCTAAATCATATTGA
- the LOC108815390 gene encoding disease resistance protein RUN1-like, which produces MASSSSRTRLWKYDVFLSFRGPDTRKNIVSHIYSALRNKGIFTFKDDRTLEKGNSIPDELVTAIQTSRFALVVISENYAASTWCLEELRMIMELQAVEGGISVVPIFFGVAPCDVRHQTKSFATAFASMVRPETYAKVPRWRTALTQVANLSGFDSSVCVDDATMVEDVVRHLLDGLFPAHTPDEDVVGMSRHMEGLASLLEMESEEEVRFVGISGMGGVGKTTIAKYLYNRFSRQFPVRCFIDGVAKDYKEQGLPYLRKKFLSQIFRDEHVTLGSVVAGSDEIKSRLWHQKVFAVLDDVDQVEQLHGLAKEPTWFGSGSRIIILTRDKGLLDTCGVTNVYHVKCLDQDDALKMFKHISFGGGPCPDGFEKLLIRASRLAHGLPFALHSYSLHLHRKTAEEWEKALLEYEKSPHKNIFHIFRSSYEGLVPRDKIAFLHVACLFNGHHFLRASSLLDDSECRIKNLVEKSLVDISAQGCINMHVLVEEMGRELVLEESDHIPQRQRILWGNDVYDVLLLNMGTQRIEGLALDTYEIPGVLRILRSSYDSMPYLKYLNFYTRLDYQKLELFPHVASLPRMLRLLRWDAYPLTSLPSFPRGLIELTLHRSNLQNLCISNLYLNKLRRLDVSGSKHLIDLLDLSAATELEELVAEGCMRLRLIGLWSTRRRYSLRNLDISKCWGLESLPHFIPDWISLATEPIFFRFQGTRLKFEITALGPFENLCIEGNIKIRLEQLVGDAEHLSYISKQQTTFELRLMRPSNWPESHISGKTLHINRSYYNIRGYRFRCVSFSDFSCLAELKLINLNIQKIPDDIDLLHSLEKLDLSGNDFTHLPTTLRSLGNLNDLILCNCSELEELPSLPRQLQRLKLSDCTNLQSLPAHEESSQLLELHLDDCKSVQSLTHSLGQFTNLMLLDLSGHEFQTIPTSITDLLTLGTLCLNNCNKLESLEELPLSLNHLNAHSCSSLETVLLPLNHSMKHLDLSHCAQLKQCEEVITQFLKGGKHEEVLLRFACIPGTAIPSYFDNQSLGASTQLSFNDVGFTACIMVACSRPYYLQFLESSYTWNWEAGGVFRINLRPNIYRSHGMEEEEAVTEHYLVIIHVLCSKNSDQVANLLFNSALQLPRIPIAEIKACGVRIDNPN; this is translated from the exons ATGGCGTCCTCTTCCTCTCGGACTCGCCTTTGGAAGTACGATGTGTTCCTGAGCTTTCGAGGACCAGACACTCGGAAAAACATTGTCAGCCATATATACTCGGCACTCCGTAACAAAGGAATCTTTACTTTCAAAGACGACCGGACGCTGGAGAAAGGAAACTCGATTCCAGACGAACTCGTAACAGCCATCCAGACCTCACGGTTCGCCCTAGTTGTCATCTCAGAAAATTACGCCGCTTCGACTTGGTGCTTGGAGGAGCTCCGGATGATAATGGAACTTCAGGCGGTGGAAGGTGGCATCAGCGTGGTCCCAATCTTCTTTGGAGTTGCGCCATGTGACGTCAGACATCAGACAAAAAGTTTTGCGACTGCGTTTGCTAGCATGGTAAGACCCGAAACGTATGCGAAGGTTCCTAGATGGAGAACAGCTCTTACCCAAGTAGCAAATCTCTCAGGCTTCGACTCCAGTGTATG TGTGGACGACGCAACAATGGTTGAAGACGTTGTCCGACATCTATTAGACGGTCTGTTCCCTGCGCACACTCCAGACGAGGATGTTGTTGGGATGAGCAGACACATGGAAGGCTTAGCTTCTCTCTTGGAAATGGAATCAGAGGAAGAGGTTCGTTTTGTAGGAATTTCGGGAATGGGGGGAGTAGGCAAAACCACCATTGCCAAGTATCTCTATAACCGGTTTTCACGTCAGTTCCCAGTTCGTTGTTTCATAGACGGCGTCGCTAAGGATTACAAGGAGCAGGGTCTCCCTTACCTGCGGAAAAAGTTCCTCTCCCAAATCTTCCGTGATGAACATGTAACTCTTGGAAGTGTGGTAGCAGGATCGGATGAAATAAAGTCGAGACTCTGGCACCAAAAGGTGTTTGCTGTGCTTGATGATGTGGATCAAGTGGAGCAGTTACATGGCTTGGCAAAAGAGCCAACCTGGTTTGGTTCAGGGAGCCGCATCATCATACTTACACGAGACAAGGGTCTACTCGATACCTGCGGAGTTACAAACGTGTACCACGTCAAGTGCTTGGACCAAGACGATGCGCTCAAGATGTTTAAACATATTTCTTTTGGAGGAGGACCTTGTCCCGATGGTTTTGAGAAACTCTTGATCAGAGCTTCTCGGCTTGCTCATGGCCTTCCTTTCGCACTTCACTCTTACAGTTTGCATCTGCACAGAAAGACAGCAGAAGAATGGGAAAAAGCATTGTTAGAATATGAAAAATCTCCTCACAAGAACATATTCCATATCTTTAGAAGCAGCTACGAAGGCCTAGTCCCACGGGATAAGATTGCTTTCCTTCATGTAGCATGTCTTTTTAACGGACACCATTTCCTGCGCGCAAGTAGCCTTCTTGATGATAGTGAATGTAGGATAAAAAACTTAGTAGAGAAATCTCTTGTTGACATATCAGCTCAAGGATGCATAAACATGCATGTTCTGGTCGAAGAAATGGGAAGAGAACTCGTGCTTGAAGAATCCGATCATATCCCACAGAGACAAAGAATCTTGTGGGGAAATGATGTTTATGATGTCCTTCTCCTCAACATG GGTACACAAAGAATTGAAGGCCTGGCGCTAGACACGTATGAGATCCCTGGTGTGTTGCGTATTCTGCGCAGTAGTTATGATTCGATGCCTTATCTGAAGTATCTCAACTTCTACACCCGTTTGGATTATCAAAAACTGGAGCTCTTTCCACATGTAGCCTCACTTCCTCGCATGCTTAGGTTACTACGTTGGGATGCCTATCCGTTAACAAGCTTGCCTTCTTTCCCACGCGGTCTCATTGAACTCACTCTGCATCGCAGCAATCTTCAGAACCTCTGCATCAGTAATCTG TACCTTAACAAACTCAGGAGACTAGATGTGAGTGGATCTAAGCATCTAATAGACCTTCTAGACCTTTCAGCGGCTACGGAGCTCGAGGAGTTGGTTGCTGAAGGCTGCATGAGGCTTAGGCTAATTGGGTTGTGGTCCACTAGAAGGAGATATTCTCTGAGAAATCTCGATATATCGAAATGTTGGGGTCTTGAGAGTCTCCCGCATTTTATACCAGATTGGATTTCACTTGCAACAGAACCCATTTTTTTCCGATTCCAAGGCACTAGGCTCAAGTTTGAAATAACGGCACTGGGGCCTTTCGAAAATCTCTGCATCGAGGGGAACATAAAGATTAGGTTGGAGCAGCTAGTAGGAGATGCAGAGCACTTATCTTACATTTCTAAGCAACAGACAACATTTGAACTGAGGCTGATGCGACCATCGAATTGGCCTGAGTCACATATTTCTGGTAAAACACTCCACATCAACCGATCCTACTACAACATCCGTGGGTATCGCTTCAGGTGTGTTAGCTTCTCAGATTTCTCCTGCTTGGCGGAGTTGAAACTCATCAACTTGAACATCCAGAAAATCCCAGATGACATCGACCTATTGCATTCACTAGAGAAACTGGACCTCAGTGGAAATGATTTCACGCATTTGCCCACAACTTTACGTAGCCTTGGAAACTTAAACGATCTCATTCTATGCAACTGCAGCGAACTCGAGGAACTGCCGAGCCTGCCGAGACAGTTGCAGAGGCTCAAACTTTCTGACTGTACAAACCTCCAGTCATTGCCTGCACACGAGGAAAGCTCCCAGTTGCTTGAGCTCCATCTTGACGACTGCAAGAGTGTACAATCATTGACACATAGTCTTGGTCAGTTCACCAATTTAATGCTCCTGGACCTCAGTGGGCATGAGTTTCAGACAATCCCAACAAGCATCACAGACCTTTTAACGCTAGGAACTCTCTGCCTCAACAACTGCAACAAACTCGAATCTCTCGAAGAGCTTCCACTGAGTCTTAACCATCTAAATGCACACAGCTGCAGTTCTTTGGAAACCGTTTTATTACCCCTGAATCATTCTATGAAACACCTTGACCTTAGCCATTGCGCTCAACTGAAACAGTGTGAAGAGGTGATCACTCAGTTTCTGAAAGGGGGAAAACATGAAGAG GTACTGCTGCGTTTCGCTTGCATACCGGGAACTGCAATTCCTAGCTACTTCGATAACCAATCTTTGGGAGCATCTACTCAACTTTCCTTCAACGATGTGGGTTTCACTGCGTGTATCATGGTTGCCTGCAGTAGACCCTACTATCTTCAGTTTTTAGAGTCTTCTTATACTTGGAACTGGGAAGCTGGTGGGGTGTTTCGGATTAACCTCAGACCAAACATCTATCGTTCACACGGGatggaggaagaagaggctGTTACAGAGCACTACTTGGTTATCATCCATGTCTTATGTAGCAAAAACAGTGACCAAGTTGCCAATTTACTATTCAATTCCGCTCTTCAACTTCCACGGATCCCAATTGCGGAGATAAAAGCATGTGGGGTTCGCATAGACAACCCCAACTAA